GGTTTCAGGATGTGCTTCACCGTCATCTCGAAGCACTGCTCTCAGATGAGCTATGTATGTTGCGGCTAAGCGTAATGTGTCCAATTTACTTAATTTGCTGTCAGCGGGAATCCATGGTAAAGTTGTCTTAAgtctgcaaaaagctttggacaAAATTCTCATTCGTGCGCGTTCTCGGGCATTAGCAGCGTTTCGCGGTGCGCGACTGTCCATGTCGTCCTTCATGTATTTTTCCTCGGAAGGATATTCCTCCAACGACGAGGTCGAAACACGCCGTTTTCGGGGCATTCTGTTGCAATCAATATACATAAcagttattgttaattattttttatttttgaaaattgcaaaacaaaTTGTTGCAATAggtttttttagaattatttaatcaaaaagagaaagctaattctattatattacacGGGAAGAACAATTTTGccaaagtatctaaaaatttaacgcgATACAggtctgaaaataattttcctagATTATTAAAAGTGTAGAACACTCAAACTATGATTGCTAaagtatcaaaatttttttgcagctTGTTATACTCAacattctttataattattttaatgatctaacaaaattattctcaGATTATTCTCAAAGCTGTATCCAGCTAAATTTGTAGATACTTCAGTAGGACGAGTCTTTCTGTGTATgtgtaaaaactattatttctctaaaaaaaatggaatttatatatattttttacttgattaaaaaaaataattattgaatagaGATGaagtttttattctttctcttttatatattggAGATTTCAATCAAACTATCATAGCAAGTCTATTTTACAATGCataattgtttgttttttactaaatataaaaaacaattaaaaataaaagtaattattttataaaaaaacattaataacaataaataaagagttctagatttaaaacttaaagtttaattatttacataagcGAAAATAATACACGTATTAAACACGAAAAGTCTTCTTTTTgcgcttttatttttacagaagttgaataaatttttatttaatttatttaaaaaaagatccaaaaattttattttttttacgtgaaCTTTTAAcgcatatt
This sequence is a window from Monomorium pharaonis isolate MP-MQ-018 chromosome 3, ASM1337386v2, whole genome shotgun sequence. Protein-coding genes within it:
- the LOC105832284 gene encoding transcription factor 21, which codes for MPRKRRVSTSSLEEYPSEEKYMKDDMDSRAPRNAANARERARMRILSKAFCRLKTTLPWIPADSKLSKLDTLRLAATYIAHLRAVLRDDGEAHPETTKSLSLALSWPFAIQSNNGATLMNNSCNVSSSTSSSCNQYRGQQATHDIQNFHHSGHQSASARHNQEQQLSYY